Below is a window of Edaphobacter dinghuensis DNA.
CCGCACAGTTGTTGCGTCTGTGGCCCGTCCCATCCAATGTCGATCGATTCATGCGCGCCGCGGTAGTTATCGCATCCGCCCGCCTGCCCCTGATAGCAAAGGTAGTTCGTGCCCGCTCCAAGAAACGGGGACTGAATGGCAAAAAGACTGCCGGAGTAGGAGCCGAAGTTAAAGAAGAGCCCGGAAGCCGTCGCCGTCAAAGCATTTCCCGCGACCACGTCCTGAGAGTTGCTCTGGGTCAGATTCAGCGAGTTCGATCCATCGTTCAGAAAGATGTTGTAGGCAGTAATGTCACCGGTCGCCAACGAACCCGAGTTCGAGTCCGTCGTGATGGTGCCGGTAACGTTGAAGCTGGCAAAGTTGTCGTTGAGGTTGTAGGTAAAGCTATCGGCATGCGCCAGTACAGGTGCCAGTGCCAGGATGGAGATTGCGATCAGGTTGCGAAGATACATTATAGGGGCCTCTCAAAGTCGAGCAGTTCCATTGGTAAAGAAGTGCTGCCAGTCCTTATTGCAAATCGCGTGCCATTCGGTAAACATGCCAAAAACATGCAGATAAGCAGCGGAAAAGAGACAATCCCTTCCACAGTGGGCAAAAATTTGCACACAACATGAATCCCATTGCATGTTCAAATTTCACCTCGCCGGGTACCCGATGTCTCGCTTTTGGGACATGAGTTGAACCACCACAACGTCACCCCAAAGTCACGTCATCTCGACCGAAGCGAAGCGAAGTGGAGAGACCCCTGTATTTCGCCTCGTTCAGCAGCAGCACAAAGCCGGGGTGTCCCACATCCCGATTCCAGGACGTGGGTTGACGAGGCGGCAACAACCTACCCCACCCCATAACCCGCCTTAAATCAGACCCACACCCCATCCCCTTCGCCTAAAATATCCCCATGTCCTACATCGCTGCGGTCGACCACCTTTACGCCCTCGGGCACGAGCTAGCCCCGGGGACGGCCGCCGCGCCGCGGCGCAAATTTGACCTCGCCCACATGCGCACGCTCATGGCCGCTCTCGGCGACCCGCAGAACACCTTCCCCTCCGTTCTCATCGCCGGAACCAACGGCAAAGGCTCCACCGCCTCCACGCTCGCCAGCATCCTCACCGCCGCCGGCTACCGCACCGCCCTCTACACCTCGCCCCACCTCATCCGCGTCAACGAGCGCATCCAGATCGACGGCCACCAGATCCCCGACGACGACTTCGCCCGCCTCTACTTCCAGGTCGACAACGTCGCCAACCGCCTCGTCGCCTCCGGCACGCTCCCGCACCACCCCAGCTTCTTCGAGATCCTCACCGCCCTCGCCTTCCTCTATTTTGCAGGGAGAACAGGCGAGCCCACTTCCCATGACGCGCCGGAGGCGCCTTTCGCCCTGCGCGGAGCAGCAGTCGACATCGCCGTCCTCGAAGTCGGCCTCGGCGGCCGTCTCGACGCCACCAACATCGTCGAGCCGCTCCTCTCCATCATCACCGACATCGCGCTCGACCATCAGGACTACCTTGGCAACACCATCGCCGCCATCACCCGCGAAAAGGCAGGCATCCTCCGCCCCAACGGAACCCTCATCACCCTGCCCCAACACCCCGAGGCCAACCAGACCCTCGGCGAAGTAGCCGCCGTCACCCCCAACCTCACCGCCATCAGCGCCGCCCCCTACATCCCCCCAACCCCACCCCAAAGTCACGTCATCTCGACCGAAGTGGGTGCCCCACGTCTCGACTCTGAGACGTGGGTTCACGAAGCACCCCAAACCCTGACCCCCAACCACTACACCCTCACCCTCGACAACCAACCCCTCGAAGTCAACTCACCACTCCCCGGCCAGCACCAGCAACGCAACATCGCGTTAGCCATCGCCGCCGCCATCGCATTACGCAACCAAAAAAGTTACAAATCAGACAGCACAAGTAACCAAATAAGTTACAAAATCACAAACGCCAATATTGAAGCAGGAATCCGCAACACAAGCTGGCCCGGTCGTCTCGAGCTCATCCCATCCTCGACCCCCGGCCACCCACCGCTCCTCCTCGACGTAGCCCACAACCCCGCCGGTGCCTGGACCCTCCGCGCTGCCATCGCCGAGCTGCCCTCTTCGCAGCCCCGCACCCTCATCTTCAGTTGCCTCCGCGACAAGAGCCTCAAAGAGATGTCGCAGATCCTCCTGCCCCTCTTCGACGCCAACAGTGGCGACCTCGACCGCGCCCGCGACCACGTCATCCTCGCCCCCATCGACAACCCGCGCGCCGCCTCGCTCACCGACCTGCTCGCCGCCGCCCACGACCTCGACATCCCCGCGCACGCCGCGCCGCACATCACCGCCGCCCTCGCCGAAGCCCGAGCCATCACCCCACCCGACGGCATCATCATCGCCACCGGCTCCGTCTACCTCGTCGGCGAGATCCGCCACCTTGCCCTCCATGAAGGGGCCACCCCCGCATGAGCGAACCGATCGACGAACCACAAACCCACGTCATCTCGACTACTCCAAACAGCCCGGAGCTCCAGCAAACGCACGCCTCGACCGGACCGCAGCTACCTCAAACCGACGTCATCTCGACCGAGCCCGGATCGCCCCAAAATCACGTCATCTCGACCGAAGCGAAGCGAAGTGGAGAGACCCCTGTATTTCCAAGTCCCGAACCACCCCAAATCCCCCCCACCGAAGCTCCACCAACTTCCCGCATCCTCCCCTGGCTGACCTACCTCCTGCTCATGCCGCTGATCGCCCTCGCCACCACCGGCTTCGGCTGCGTCTCGCTCATCGCCGGCCTGTGGGACAAGTCCGGCCGCCAGCAGCACGCCATCGCCCACGCCTGGGCCAAAGTCCTCCTCCTCCTCAGCCTCTCGCCCGTCGAACTCATCGGAGCCGAAAAGCTCCACGAGCACGAGACCGCCGTCTACGCCTCCAATCACCTCAGCTACTATGACACCCCGGTCCTTTTCGCCAAGCTGCCCTTCCAGTTCCGCATCCTCGCCAAACAATCGCTCTGGAAGGTCCCCTTCATCGGCTGGTACCTCCACCGCTCCGGCCAGGTGCCGGTCGACGCCAACAGCGCCCGTTCCGCCATCGCCAGCCTCAACCGCGGCGTGGCCACCCTTAAATCCGGCCTCCCACTAGTCCTCTTTCCCGAAGGAGGCCGCACCGCCACCGGCGAAACCCAGCCCTTCGTCTCCGGAGCAGCCTACATGGCCATCAAGGCGCAGCTCCCCCTCATCCCGCTCACCCTCGTCGGAACCTACGAGCTGCTCCCCATCCACACCTACCACCTGACGCCGCGCCCGCTGGCCATCATCGTAGGCGACCCCATCCCCACCACTGGCCTCACCACCCGCGACGCCGACGCCCTCACCCAACGCCTCCGCGAAGTCATCACCACCACCTACATGCAACACCACCAATAATCACCCGCCACAAAACGATCAGAGCGACAAAAAAGCCGGGTGCCCCATGTCCCGCTTTTGGGGCATGGGTTGAACCACCACAAAACACGTCATCTCGACCGAAACTGCGAGGTCCCCGACGAGCTTGCTCGTTGGGGTGCAAGCCCGAAGGGCGTAGTGGAGAGACCCCTGTATTTCCCCGCATCGAATCAGCACCCATCCAAGGCGAAACACAGGGATCTCTCCACTCCAGCGGCAAAAGCGCCGCCTCCGGTCGAGATGACGTGCATGGGGTGTTCGCTCAAAATTAGCGAGCGTGTGAGCGGCCCATGCAAATCCCACCCCATCGCCGTATCATGCAAATAAACCCATGAAGCCGCGCATCGCCATTCCGCTCCCCACCAGCACCGACGCCGAGTACAACCGCATCGCCTGGCCCGTCTACGCCGCCGCCATCGAAAAATCCGAGGGCCACCCCGTCGAAATCCCGCTCAACCTCTCTCCGCGCCAGACCATCGACCTCATCAATACCTGCCACGCCGTCCTGCTCCCCGGCAGTCCTGCCGACGTCAACCCGCAAAAGTACGGCCACGACCCTGTCCCCGAGTGCAAACCCGCAGACGCTCCCCGCGAGAACGTCGACGAGCTGCTCATTCAGGACGCCCACAACCTCTACAAGCCCATCTTCGCTATCTGCTTCGGCACCCAGTCGCTCAACGTCTGGCGCGGCGGCACCCTCGTCCAGCACCTCGCACCCATGCCGGTGAACCATCCCGCCGGGCGCAGCGTCGCCGTCGCGCACACCGCCGCCATCGCACCCGACTCGCTGCTCGGCACCATCATCCCCGGCGAAGAGGCGCCCGAGCAGGAAGGCTATCTGCGCCTGCCCGTCAACTCCAGCCACCACCAGGCCATCGCCATCCCCGGCGACGGCCTCCGCGTCTCGGCCCGCTGCCCGCAGGACGGCGTCATCGAGGCAGTCGAGGGCGGCCAGTCCGGTGGCGACACCGAGAGCAGCCACTTTGTCCTCGGCGTCCAGTGGCATCCCGAGCGCAGCTTCGAGATCAGCGCCGCCTCCCGCGCTCTCTTCCACCGCTTCATCGCCGAAGCCACGGCCTGGACGCCCCGCTCCATCCACACTTCGGTCTCAAAGTAGCAAGAAAGCTCGCACGGCGATGTTCCGCGAATGTTCCACGTGGAACATTGCCCTCATTCTTTCCTCTCCTCATTAAGTGTTCCACGTGGAACAATCCTCTGGCTGCAACGAAACTCACTCCTGAATCGCCATCCTGTTTCACGCCCATCCCAAAATGTTCCACGTGGAACACTCGCTTCCGCCCCAAAACTCACGTCATCTCGACCGGAATTGCGGGGTCCCCGACGAGCTTGCTCGTTGGGGTGCAAGCGTAGCGGAGTGGAGAGATCCCTGTATTTCGTCTATGTGCGGAGTAAATGCAATGGAATAAGCCACTTGTGGCATCGGGCAGGCAGCAGACATAGAGCGACAGCCTCCGAAGCTGTAGGTCAGCATCGGCAAAATATAGGGATCTCTCCACTACGGCGGCAAAAGCGCCGCCTCCGGTCGAGATGACGTACGTTGGAACGGCATGTAGAAACGGTAAAAACAGAGCCGTATCAGGTCAAACCACAGCCGCATCGCAACCGCCCCGCGCTCCATCTAACCCCTTTATGAGCATGGAAAAGGTAAAGCTGGGTTCACAAGGCGCAGTCGTCTCCCGTATGGGGCTCGGTTGCATGGGGATGAGCGAGTTCTACGGCGAGCGCAACGACGAGGAGTCGGCAGCGACTCTGCTGCGGGCGCTCGATCTCGGCATCAACTTCTTCGATACCGCCGATGTCTACGGTATCGGCGACAACGAGGAGCTGGTCGGCAAGACCATCGCCAGGCGCCGCGACGAGGTCTTTCTCGCCACCAAGTTCGCCAACGTCCGCACCAAGGCCGACCCGAACAAGTGGTCGATCAGCGGCAAGCCCGAGTACGTCCGCGCTGCCTGCGACGCCTCGCTCAAGCGGCTGGGCGTCGACCACATCGACCTCTATTACCAGCATCGCGTCGATCCGAATACCCCGATTGAAGATACGGTGGGGGCCATGGCAGATCTCGTAAAGCAAGGAAAAGTAAGGTACTTAGGGTTGTCCGAGGCATCTGCTGCCACCATCCGCCGCGCCCACAAGGTTCACCCCATCACCGCGCTCCAGACGGAGTACTCCCTGTGGGAACGGCATGTCGAGGCGGAGATTCTGCCCACGGTGCGCGAGCTTGGCATCGGATTTGTCCCGTATAGCCCGCTCGGCCGCGGCTTTTTGACCGGAACCATCGCCAATGTAAGCGATCTGGGCGAAAAGGACACCCGTAACGCCCGCTATCCCCGCTTCAGCGAAGAAGCGCTTGAAAAGAACCAGGTTCTGGTCGAGCGCGTTCGTGCCATCGCGGAGCGTAAAGGAGTCAAGGCTGGCCAACTGGCGCTGGCATGGGTTCTGGCTCAGGGAGAGGACGTTGTGCCGATCCCCGGCACCAAGCGGCGCAAGTATCTCGAGGAGAACGCTGCTGCGACTGCGATCAAACTGACCCCCACGGAGATTGAGGAGCTGGAGGCCGCGATTCCGCAGGACGAGATTGCCGGGGAGCGCTACGGGGCCAATGCTTTGAAGGCGATTGATAAATAAGAGGTTAGGTTGTGAAGCGGCAGGAATGTTCCACGTGGAACATTCCTGCTTTATCGATGCGCGCCTGGGGTTAAATCGCTGCCGGGTTTGAGATACTGGAGCTTCCTATGGCCACTCTCTCGGAATCCGCAATTGCAGGTTTGCTTGAGCCTTATCTTGCTCCGCCGCCTGAGCTTTTGCCGCGGCTGTCGGCGTATCTCGACCTTCTGCTGAAATGGAATGCCCGTACGAACCTGACCGCGATCCGCGAGCCGGAGGAGATGGTGCGCCGCCACTTCGGGGAGAGCCTGTTTGCCGCACGGCATCTGCGGCCGGAGGTAGATACGTTGCTCGATCTGGGTTCAGGGGCGGGCTTTCCGGGGATACCAATTGCCTTGCTCCGTCCCGAGATCCGGGTGACGCTGGCCGAGTCGCAACATAAGAAGGCGAGCTTTCTGCGTGAGGCGGTGCGGACGCTGGGGCTTTCCACGGAGGTCTGGGCCGGACGGGCGGAGGCCATGCCTCCTGAGCGGCGATTTCATACGGTGGCGCTGCGCGCGGTGGATAATATGGCTGCGGCGGTTGCGGTTGCCGAGGACCGGGCTGCACGGCAGATAGTAGTGCTGACCAGCGCGGCGCAGGCTCCTGAGCTGGCGGGGTTTTCCGAGCAGCAGGTAATTCCTTTGCCCGGCTCGCAGAGTGGTGTTCTGTTGGTGGCTTCGCGGGCTTAATGTTCCACGTGGAACATTTCTGCCTGGCTGGTCCTAGATTCTCAACTCTTCCATACGTCATCTCGACCGGAATTGCGGGGTCCCCGACGAGCTTGCTCGTTGGGGTGCAAGCGTAGCGTAGTGGAGAGATCCCTGTATTTTGTATCCGCATTTTGCTTCGATGCCCGGCTCGTTACATAGCGAAATACAGGGGTCTCTCCACTACGGCGTGCGATAAAACTGCACACCTTCGGTCGAGATGACGTGGATTTGGGGTGGCATGATGGTTGGTTCAACCCATGTCCCAGAGGCGGGACATGGGGCACCCGGCTTTGGGGCGAGTGTTCCACGTGGAACATTTGCTTGGTGAGCTATGGTCTCTTGCGACTCTGCACTGGCCTTGCACCGTCCTTTTTTGGCCGCATTTTGTTCCACGTGGAACAAAAGTTTTCCACATGGAGGCAGGGCTAACTCCCCTGAATGGGCTGAAAAACGCGGCTTCCACAAGTTCTCCACAGGAGAGAGCGCTTCTCCACAACGAGATCGCCGTTGCGCCGGGGGGCTATGCCCGATACCCTTTCTTCTACCAGGTTATGCCCGAAAATCCTTCTTCCAAACAGCTCGAATCAAGCGGCCCGGCGGTATCCAATTCAGGGGCCAAGTCCGGCGCTTCGTCCGCGGCCAAGCCTGCTGCTGAAGCAGGCGGAGGCAAGGGTTCGAAGGTACTGGCCGTCGTGAACCAGAAGGGTGGGGTCGGCAAGACGACGACCGCCATCAACCTTGCCGCGGCGCTGGCGTTGGAGGGGTTGAAGACGCTCTTGATTGACTGCGATCCGCAGGCCAATACGACGGGCGGACTGGGGTTTGCGCGGGACGATGAGCGGTCGAGCATCTATGACCTGCTGATGGGGCATGCTCCTGCGGAAAAGATTATTGTGCCGACTGAGGTGGAGAACCTGTCGCTGGTTCCAGGCAGCAAAAACCTGATTGGCGCGAACATCGAGCTGGTGGCGCAGGACCGCCGTGAGTATCGGCTGAGGGACGCGCTGGAGCCGGTGCGGGCGCAGTTTCCGTTTATTATTCTGGACTGCCCGCCGGCGCTGGACTTGTTGACCCTGAATTCACTGGTTGCCGCGGATGGGCTGCTGGTGCCGATGCAGGCGGAGTACTTTGCGCTGGAGGGCATCTCGGAGCTGATGTCGACGCTGGACCGGGTGACGCAGTCGTTCAATCCGAAGCTGGCGCTTGAGGGCGTGTTGCTGACGATGTATGACGACCGCACGAACTTGTCGCAACAGGTTACTGAGAATTTGAAGGGCTTCTTTACCGACAAGTTATTGAAGACGACGATTCCGCGGAATATTCGGCTGGCGGAGGCGCCGAGCCATGGCAAACCGGTGTCGCTGTATGACGGCAAGTCGCGCGGGGCTGAGGCTTACCGCGAACTGGCGATGGAGCTGCTTGAGCGGAATGGGATGAAGAGTCCGGAGGAAGAGCGGCGGAAGGCAGCGGCCAGGGCTGCGGCCAGCTCGCTGAAGTCGTTTCAGCAGCCGGAGAAGAAGGGGCGGTTCTGGCGGTCGAATAAGTAGGTTTGGGTTTGTGGTGGTTCAACTCAGGGTTTGGGGTGATTCGAGCGGCGGAAATACAGGGATCTCTCCACTTCGGCTTCGCCTTCGGTCGAGATGACGTTCGGTTAGGGCGCTTTGACCGAGATGACGTGAGTTTGGATGTATTGAATTTCAGTGAGTGATGTTCAGAGATTTTTATAGAAAGCGTAAAGACTATGGCTACCGCTACTGCAGATGCTAAGCGCCGCGCCCTCGGCAAGGGGCTTGAATCGTTGCTGCCGGCACGTCCGGCAGTTGTTCCTCAGATTGCCGCTACGGCGGCGGTGGAGTCGAATGGAAAGCCGCTGGAGATTCCGCTCGACCAGATTGAGCGCAATCCTTTTCAGACGCGGACGCGCTTTGATGATTCGAAGCTGGCGGAGCTGGCGTCCTCGATTGCGGCGACGGGTGTGGTGCAGCCGATTCTGGTGAGGCCGCTGGATATGCCGGGGCGCTATCAGTTGATCGCCGGCGAGCGGCGCTGGCTGGCGAGCCGGCGGGTGGGCAAGTCGACGATTCCGGCGATTGTAAGGCAGGTGTCGGACGAGCAGACGCTGGAGATCACGATTGTCGAGAATTTGCAGCGCGCCGATCTGAACCCGATGGAGCAGGCGCGGGCGTATCAGCGGCTGAGCCAGCAGTTTCACCTGACGCAGGAGCAGATGGCGACGCGGACGGGCAAGGAACGGGCCAGCGTGGCTAACTTCCTTCGTTTGTTGAAGTTGCCGGAGACGGTCCAGGCGAAGGTGGAGACGGGCGAGCTGAGTTTTGGCCATGCGCGGGCGCTGCTGTCGCTGGATTCGGCGGAGGTGATGGCGAGCGCGGCGCAGAAGGTGCTGGCGTTGTCGCTGTCGGTGCGGCAGACGGAGACGTATGTGCAGGGCTTGATCAATCCGGAGGCGAAGCAGAAGAAGGCCGACAAGCCGGAACGCGAGGTGGACCCGAATGTGCGCGAGGCCGAGGACAAGCTGCGGCGGACGCTGGGGCTGAAGGTGCAGATCGAGGACAAGAAGGGTAAGGGGCGCGTGATTATCGAGTACTCGGGGTTGGAGGATTTTGATGCGATTTTGAGTGCGCTGGGCGGCGAGGAGTAGCTGGGTTTTATGTAACTGAATGAGTTTCTTTTATTTGTAACTTTTTTGGTTGCTTGTTTTGGGTTGGATTTGGGGTTGGGTAGAGTGGTTCTTCTCTGGATATAGTTTTGGCGATTTGAGCGAAATACAGGGGTCTCTCCACTTCGCTTGCACCCCAACGAGCAAGCTCGTCGGGGACCCCGCCTTCGCTCCGGTCGAGATGACGTGGGTTTATGGGTGACGTTGTGGTGGTTCAACCCAAGTCCCAGAAGCGGGACATGGGGCACCCGGCACCCGGTTATTTGTTGAGATGATGTGTGGTTGAGAAAGAGGTCCGCTGAGCGGAGATATGAAAGCCACGGCGTTTGAGTTTCGGTTTCGGTTTTTGATTCACTTTGTGATCATCGTGCTGGGCTTTACGGCTCCGTGGGACCGCTGGCTGCATGTGGACTCGTCTGGGCCTAACGCGCATGTTTGGGGCACGCTGGCGGCCTATGTAGCGATGTTGAAGCCGGGGACGATCGGCATTGCGGCTGCGTTCAATGTGCTGCTGGGAGTGGGCATTGTGTGTGCGCTGGCGGCGGCGGCGCTGCGGACGTGGGGGTCGGCGTATCTTGGCGCGAATGTGGTGAAGGCGCATACGTTTCAGGGCAACGGCGTGGTGGCTGCGGGGCCTTATCGCTTTGTGCGCAATCCGCTGTACCTGGGCACGATGATTCATGTGCTGGCGCTGGCGCTGCTGATGCCGCCTAGCGGTGCGGTGTTCACGATTGTGGCGATTGTGTTGTTTCAGGTGCGATTGATTTTGGGCGAAGAGGCGTTTCTTACGGCTAAGCTGGGTGAGCCTTATCTGGCTTACTGTGCGCGGGTTCCTCGGCTGCTGCCTGCGCTTATGCCAAGGGTGGCTGCGTCGCAGGCCTCGGCTGCGTGGGGCTCGGCTCTGCTGGGCGAGATTTATATGTGGGGCGTGGCGATTGCGTTTATCGCTGTGGGGTATCGGTATAACGCGTTTTTGATTACGCAGGGCGTGGTGGTTTCGGTGGGGGTTTCGCTGGTGGCTCGGGCGCTGATTCCGAAGACGTCGGTGACGCAGGATGGTGTGACTGCGGTGGAGTAGGTGACCTCTAAGGGTTGGTTGTGGCGCTTCGTAAACTCACGTCCCCGGTTGGTATGTGGGTTTTTAAGAACAGGCAACAGCAACAGCTACGGCAAATACAGGGGTCTCTCCACTTCGCTCTTCGGGCTTCGGTCGAGATGACGTGCGGTTTGAGGGCTCTTCCGGAGGTGGTTTGGGGGTCGTGCAAAACGCAGATTCCCTTCGGGAATGACAAACAAAACGATGGCCCGTTGTGTGCTGCCTTGCGGCGGGCACAACGGGCTTGTCGTTTGTTTGTAGCGGTTGCTTGTGGCTACTGCCCCTTCGTTACTTCTTGGGCGGAGCGATGGTGTCCTTGGCGACCTTGGCGACGCGGAACTTGACCACGGTCTTGGCCTTGATCTTGATGGTCTCGCCGGTCTGGGGGTTGCGGCCGAGGCGCGCCTTGCGCTCTGCCTTCACCAGCTTGCCGATGCCGGGAATGGTGAACTCGCCGTTCTTCTTGGTCTCTTTGACTGCGGTCTCAGCCAGCAGCTCGAGGCCGGCTGCGGCCTGCTTGTTGGTGATCTCGAGCTTCTCCGCCATGTGGCGAACCAGTGCTGTCTTTGTCATTCCCTTTGCCATGTATTGCTCCTTCTAGCGTTCAAAATAGAAAATCTCTGGGCCCGCTCGCCTGGCCCGCGTGAAGATCGGAGGAGAAAAACATCCTTGGATGGATGCGTGTTCCTCAATGTTCATGCGGGTGCGGAGAACCGTACCGCAATTCACCTTCGGCTTTTCCGCGCGCTTTGTCAACCGGATTTCTTCGGTTTCCACAGGTTTTTTCGGGTTTTTGCCGGTTTTGTGCGGTTTTTGGTTCATTTTGGGGCAAAAAGCGAGTTTTGGGGTTGGATTTTGGGGTGATTTGTGGACTCCTATGTCCCGGTTTTGGGTGCGAGGTGCGGTGGTGGAGAGGCGGATTCCTGCGCTTCGCTGCGGAATGGAAATGCTAGACGCAGATTCCCTTCGGGAATGACAAACTAGGGATGCGTGCGGTTGGGGGGACAATTTTTTTGCTTTACTTTTCTTTACCGCGTTTGAGGTATTCGCCGGGGTTGGCTCCGACGACTCGCTTGAATGCTTTGCTGAACGCAGCGTCGGACTCGTAACCGACCGAGCGAGCGATGTCGATGAGCTTTTTGTCACGCTGCGGTAGTAATTGCATCGCCTTCTGCATCCGCCACTCGGTTACGTATTCGAGTGGTGTTTGTCCGAGCAGCTCTTTGAAGCGGGCGGCGAATGCGGAGCGGGACATGCCTGCTGCTTCGGCGAGGGATTCGACCGTCCAGGGGGTATTCACTCTGTCGTGAATGGCGCTGAGGGCAGTGCCCATTTGAGGATCGAAGATGGCACGAAGCCATCCTTTGTTGCGTTCCGGTTCCGACGCGATATGCGCGCGGAGTACCTGGATAAACAGGACCTCGGCCAGGCGAGTCGCGACGACTTCAGATCCGGGCACTTGTTCTGCCATCTCTGACGCCAGCGCCTGCATGGTGTTGTGAAGAGCAAGCGTGCGTGCCTGATCGGCCTTAATCAGAATGAAGCTCGGCAATAACTGAGTGATCGGCTTCGGGCTGGAGCGATCGAAGCTGAAGGACCCGCAGACGATTGTCGTCGGTGCGCCACCGCCTCCATAGTGAGCGACGTTGCTGTTGGCTTTGGCTGCGATCTCGCGGAAGGTTGACCTTGGACGTGTTCGCGGACTGTCGCGCAAGATAATCGAAGTTCCCGGGGCCAGCAAAATGCAGTCGCCACCGGTGAGGGGGATCGGCTTCGGAATGCCTTCGACACTGAGCCAGCAGTTGCCGCGCGACAGCATGGCGAAGTGCGCCGAATCTGTGGATGAAATTTTTTTGCCGGAGGGCGTGACTCTTTCTTCAGTCTGTTTGTCCTGCATCAAGCCCCACGGAGCGGTGGCTTCGAGCCTGTGCTGACCGAAAGCGGTTACATGCATTGTTCTGAAGATGTCTGTTATCGAGTCCAATTTAGTCTCCCTCTTTTGGACGAATAGACAAAAGTTTAGGACTGCTGAGCAGTTCTCGTCCACCGCCAAAGAAATCTACTCTTCTGTAGGAATGCTACACAGCAGAACTACACATTCAGCGAAGGGAGTCATTATGGGAAAGCTAGAGGGTAAGGTTGCAGTAGTTACGGGGGGATCGAGCGGTATGGCGCTGGCGAGCGCCAAGCGGTTCGTTGAAGAGGGTGCCTATGTTTTTATCACGGGCCGGAAGCAGGAGACGCTCGACGAGGCCGTCAAGGTGATTGGCCGGAACGTGACCGCTGTGCGCGGCGATGCGGCCAATCTCGACGATCTCGATCGCCTGTTCGATACGGTCAAGAGGGAGAAGGGCAAGATCGACATTTTGTACGCGAGCGCGGGCTGGGGCGAAGCTGTCCCACTGGGCGAGATCACCGAGCAGCACTTCGATGCGGTCTTCGACCTGAATACGCGCGGAACGCTGTTTACGGTTCAGAAGGCGCTGCCGCTGTTCAACGATGGCGGATCGATCTTCATGACCGGGTCGGTTGCTTCGGTGAAGGGCTTTCCCGGTTACGGCGTGTATGCGGCGAGCAAGGCGGCGTTGCGTTCCTTCGCACGCACGTGGCTCAACGAACTGAAGGGCAGGAATATCCGTGTGAATGTGCTAGGTCCGGGGCCGATCGCCACACCGATGCAGGACCAGGTTCTGACCAAGGAGGCGAAGCAGATGTTCGAATCGCTGATTCCGCGGGGAACGATGGGTAAGCCTGAGGAGATTGCGGCGGTCGCGCTGTTTCTTGCTTCGGACGATTCGAGCTTCGTGAATGGAGTGGAGTTGAACGTCGACGGCGGCTTCTCGGCCATCTGATACCAGAGGATCTCGGTGAGTGCGTGATCGCCAATGTGCTCATCGAGATCCGATCTGTACCGATA
It encodes the following:
- a CDS encoding PEP-CTERM sorting domain-containing protein, coding for MYLRNLIAISILALAPVLAHADSFTYNLNDNFASFNVTGTITTDSNSGSLATGDITAYNIFLNDGSNSLNLTQSNSQDVVAGNALTATASGLFFNFGSYSGSLFAIQSPFLGAGTNYLCYQGQAGGCDNYRGAHESIDIGWDGPQTQQLCGNEQIASATAVTPEPESLVLFGTGILGLAGVARRKLIG
- a CDS encoding bifunctional folylpolyglutamate synthase/dihydrofolate synthase; amino-acid sequence: MSYIAAVDHLYALGHELAPGTAAAPRRKFDLAHMRTLMAALGDPQNTFPSVLIAGTNGKGSTASTLASILTAAGYRTALYTSPHLIRVNERIQIDGHQIPDDDFARLYFQVDNVANRLVASGTLPHHPSFFEILTALAFLYFAGRTGEPTSHDAPEAPFALRGAAVDIAVLEVGLGGRLDATNIVEPLLSIITDIALDHQDYLGNTIAAITREKAGILRPNGTLITLPQHPEANQTLGEVAAVTPNLTAISAAPYIPPTPPQSHVISTEVGAPRLDSETWVHEAPQTLTPNHYTLTLDNQPLEVNSPLPGQHQQRNIALAIAAAIALRNQKSYKSDSTSNQISYKITNANIEAGIRNTSWPGRLELIPSSTPGHPPLLLDVAHNPAGAWTLRAAIAELPSSQPRTLIFSCLRDKSLKEMSQILLPLFDANSGDLDRARDHVILAPIDNPRAASLTDLLAAAHDLDIPAHAAPHITAALAEARAITPPDGIIIATGSVYLVGEIRHLALHEGATPA
- a CDS encoding lysophospholipid acyltransferase family protein; this encodes MSEPIDEPQTHVISTTPNSPELQQTHASTGPQLPQTDVISTEPGSPQNHVISTEAKRSGETPVFPSPEPPQIPPTEAPPTSRILPWLTYLLLMPLIALATTGFGCVSLIAGLWDKSGRQQHAIAHAWAKVLLLLSLSPVELIGAEKLHEHETAVYASNHLSYYDTPVLFAKLPFQFRILAKQSLWKVPFIGWYLHRSGQVPVDANSARSAIASLNRGVATLKSGLPLVLFPEGGRTATGETQPFVSGAAYMAIKAQLPLIPLTLVGTYELLPIHTYHLTPRPLAIIVGDPIPTTGLTTRDADALTQRLREVITTTYMQHHQ
- a CDS encoding gamma-glutamyl-gamma-aminobutyrate hydrolase family protein, which produces MKPRIAIPLPTSTDAEYNRIAWPVYAAAIEKSEGHPVEIPLNLSPRQTIDLINTCHAVLLPGSPADVNPQKYGHDPVPECKPADAPRENVDELLIQDAHNLYKPIFAICFGTQSLNVWRGGTLVQHLAPMPVNHPAGRSVAVAHTAAIAPDSLLGTIIPGEEAPEQEGYLRLPVNSSHHQAIAIPGDGLRVSARCPQDGVIEAVEGGQSGGDTESSHFVLGVQWHPERSFEISAASRALFHRFIAEATAWTPRSIHTSVSK
- a CDS encoding aldo/keto reductase; translated protein: MSMEKVKLGSQGAVVSRMGLGCMGMSEFYGERNDEESAATLLRALDLGINFFDTADVYGIGDNEELVGKTIARRRDEVFLATKFANVRTKADPNKWSISGKPEYVRAACDASLKRLGVDHIDLYYQHRVDPNTPIEDTVGAMADLVKQGKVRYLGLSEASAATIRRAHKVHPITALQTEYSLWERHVEAEILPTVRELGIGFVPYSPLGRGFLTGTIANVSDLGEKDTRNARYPRFSEEALEKNQVLVERVRAIAERKGVKAGQLALAWVLAQGEDVVPIPGTKRRKYLEENAAATAIKLTPTEIEELEAAIPQDEIAGERYGANALKAIDK
- the rsmG gene encoding 16S rRNA (guanine(527)-N(7))-methyltransferase RsmG codes for the protein MATLSESAIAGLLEPYLAPPPELLPRLSAYLDLLLKWNARTNLTAIREPEEMVRRHFGESLFAARHLRPEVDTLLDLGSGAGFPGIPIALLRPEIRVTLAESQHKKASFLREAVRTLGLSTEVWAGRAEAMPPERRFHTVALRAVDNMAAAVAVAEDRAARQIVVLTSAAQAPELAGFSEQQVIPLPGSQSGVLLVASRA